A stretch of Sphingomonas sp. JUb134 DNA encodes these proteins:
- a CDS encoding GNAT family N-acetyltransferase → MTAPHPLDLPALSALHGRHARFAVVHGTARRYHPAYGVFAALADDAEPSLASLAALVIEHGDVALLQAGAPPSIPGLTVVSQDVGVQMVATQITDASAPDVKPIPLGDADAPEMLALATLTEPGPFFEKTHQLGRFVGIRQDGRLVAMAGERMQPDGFTEVSGVCTHPDHRGRGYAAALMRQVARGILARGDTPFLHAYASNQAAIALYERLGFRHRREILMTRLTAA, encoded by the coding sequence ATGACGGCACCGCACCCTCTCGACCTTCCAGCCCTCTCCGCGCTCCACGGCCGCCACGCGCGCTTCGCGGTCGTCCACGGCACAGCCCGCCGCTATCACCCAGCCTATGGCGTCTTCGCCGCGCTCGCGGACGATGCAGAGCCCAGCCTCGCGAGCCTTGCCGCGCTGGTGATCGAGCACGGCGACGTCGCACTGCTACAGGCGGGTGCCCCTCCGTCGATCCCCGGTCTCACGGTCGTGTCCCAGGACGTCGGCGTCCAGATGGTGGCAACGCAAATCACCGACGCGAGCGCACCCGACGTCAAACCCATCCCGCTCGGCGACGCCGACGCGCCCGAGATGCTCGCGCTCGCGACCCTCACCGAACCCGGCCCGTTCTTCGAAAAAACCCACCAGCTCGGCCGCTTCGTCGGCATCCGCCAGGACGGCCGCCTCGTCGCCATGGCCGGCGAGCGCATGCAGCCCGACGGCTTCACCGAGGTGAGCGGCGTCTGCACCCACCCCGATCATCGCGGCCGCGGATACGCCGCCGCACTGATGCGCCAGGTCGCCCGCGGCATCCTCGCCCGCGGCGACACGCCGTTCCTGCACGCCTATGCCAGCAACCAGGCCGCGATCGCCCTCTACGAACGCCTCGGCTTCCGGCACCGCCGCGAAATCCTGATGACGCGGCTCACCGCAGCCTGA
- a CDS encoding DUF1467 family protein, with translation MRWQSALAIYLLFWVLSAFLVLPFGMRTAEEAGHAHVPGQAESAPAHFAPGRIALRTTIVSLMLFGLFYLNYIYGWLTPENLDFFG, from the coding sequence ATGCGCTGGCAGTCGGCATTGGCGATCTACCTGCTGTTCTGGGTGCTCAGCGCATTCCTCGTCCTGCCGTTCGGCATGCGCACGGCCGAGGAGGCGGGCCACGCCCACGTCCCCGGCCAGGCCGAAAGCGCGCCTGCCCATTTCGCCCCGGGCAGGATCGCGCTGCGCACGACGATCGTGTCGCTCATGCTCTTCGGCCTGTTCTACCTCAACTACATCTATGGCTGGCTGACCCCGGAGAACCTCGACTTCTTCGGCTAG
- a CDS encoding MBL fold metallo-hydrolase, which translates to MTPGNELLFVALGGSGEIGMNVNLYGTQGKWVMVDCGITFADPAYPGIDVMLPDLQFIEDRLDDLVGIVITHGHEDHIGGLPYLAADLDVPIYATPFTAGLIRGKLEEEGIADTVELKVIERAGSFRAGPFGFRFVPLAHSIPEANALLIDTPHGRVFHTGDWKLDKTTLVGAASTPAELEAIGDEGVFALVCDSTNVLNDTASGSEDDVYAGLLDTVASARGRVMVTTFASNAARLSTLGKVAQETGRAVCVAGRSLDRILRVARATGYLTDFPATVDFDTAMSMPRNEVLIIATGGQGEPRAALARVAEGSHQISLEQGDRVVFSSKQIPGNEVAIGRIMNALATKGVEMITDRQAHVHVSGHPGRPELAAMYKWIRPDLVVPVHGEARHLAEHTRFALAQGVPDAITQQNGDILRLAPGDPRRIGHAVVGRLALDGDVILPADGNTINERRRISLYGQMSVAVAIDRRGNLVGSPVVRAQGVPVEDERDPFLEEAADAAEAAVRKGGRDREKLREQLRLAVRRVATRWTGKKPIVDVLLIEA; encoded by the coding sequence GTGACTCCCGGAAACGAACTTCTATTTGTCGCGCTCGGCGGTTCGGGCGAGATCGGCATGAACGTCAATCTCTACGGAACCCAGGGCAAGTGGGTGATGGTCGATTGCGGCATCACCTTCGCCGATCCGGCCTATCCCGGCATCGACGTGATGCTGCCCGACCTCCAGTTCATCGAGGATCGCCTGGACGACCTCGTCGGCATCGTCATCACCCACGGGCATGAGGATCACATCGGCGGGCTGCCCTATCTCGCCGCCGACCTCGACGTGCCGATCTACGCCACGCCGTTCACGGCCGGCCTGATCCGCGGCAAGCTCGAGGAAGAGGGCATCGCCGACACCGTCGAGCTCAAGGTGATCGAGCGCGCCGGCAGCTTCCGCGCGGGCCCGTTCGGCTTCCGCTTCGTGCCGCTCGCCCATTCGATCCCCGAGGCGAACGCGCTCCTGATCGACACGCCGCACGGCCGCGTGTTCCACACCGGCGACTGGAAGCTCGACAAGACCACGCTGGTCGGCGCAGCTTCCACCCCGGCCGAGCTCGAGGCGATCGGCGACGAAGGCGTGTTCGCGCTGGTCTGCGATTCCACCAACGTCCTCAACGACACCGCCTCGGGTTCCGAGGACGATGTCTATGCCGGGCTGCTCGACACCGTCGCCAGCGCGCGCGGCCGCGTGATGGTCACCACCTTCGCGTCCAACGCCGCGCGTCTTTCGACGCTGGGCAAGGTCGCGCAGGAGACCGGCCGCGCCGTCTGCGTCGCGGGCCGCTCGCTCGACCGTATCCTCCGCGTCGCTCGCGCCACCGGCTATCTCACCGACTTCCCGGCGACCGTCGATTTCGACACCGCCATGTCGATGCCCCGCAACGAGGTGCTGATCATCGCCACCGGCGGTCAGGGTGAGCCGCGCGCGGCCCTCGCCCGCGTGGCGGAGGGGAGCCACCAGATCAGCCTGGAGCAGGGCGACCGCGTCGTCTTCTCCTCCAAGCAGATCCCCGGCAACGAGGTGGCCATCGGCCGCATCATGAACGCGCTTGCGACCAAGGGCGTGGAGATGATCACCGATCGCCAGGCGCACGTCCACGTCTCCGGCCACCCCGGCCGGCCGGAACTCGCGGCCATGTACAAGTGGATCCGCCCCGATCTGGTCGTGCCGGTCCATGGCGAAGCCCGCCATCTCGCCGAGCACACCCGCTTCGCGCTCGCCCAGGGCGTGCCCGATGCGATCACCCAGCAGAACGGCGACATCCTGCGCCTCGCGCCTGGCGATCCGCGCCGCATCGGCCACGCCGTGGTCGGCCGCCTGGCGCTCGACGGCGACGTGATCCTGCCGGCGGACGGCAACACCATCAACGAGCGCCGCCGCATCTCGCTCTACGGCCAGATGTCGGTCGCGGTCGCGATCGACCGCCGCGGCAACCTGGTCGGCTCGCCGGTGGTTCGCGCCCAGGGCGTGCCGGTCGAGGACGAGCGCGACCCGTTCCTGGAGGAAGCCGCCGACGCCGCCGAGGCCGCGGTGCGCAAGGGCGGCCGCGACCGTGAGAAGCTGCGCGAGCAGCTTCGCCTGGCCGTCCGTCGCGTCGCGACCCGCTGGACCGGCAAGAAGCCGATCGTGGACGTCCTCCTGATCGAGGCCTGA
- a CDS encoding type III pantothenate kinase, with translation MLLAIDAGNTNIVFALMEGETIHARWRIATDPRRTADEYAVWLSQLLALEGHQRSDVDGVMIGTVVPRALHNLQVLARKYFGTEPVIAGSAAAPWGFPLDVDEPQNLGADRALNVIAAHAEHPGDLIVIDFGTATTFDVVDFRGAYKGGIIAPGINLSLDALVTAAAKLPRIAIEAPADSTVIGRNTVSQMHIGIYWGYVAMIEGLVARLKQEIGRPVKVIATGGLAILFEQRTAVFDVVEADLTLRGLAMLWARTHIAANA, from the coding sequence ATGCTGCTCGCGATCGACGCCGGCAACACCAACATCGTGTTCGCGCTGATGGAAGGCGAGACCATCCATGCGCGCTGGCGCATCGCGACCGATCCCCGGCGGACCGCCGACGAGTATGCCGTGTGGCTGAGCCAGCTGCTCGCCCTCGAAGGACACCAGCGCTCCGACGTGGACGGGGTGATGATCGGCACCGTCGTCCCGCGCGCGCTCCACAACCTCCAGGTGCTCGCCCGCAAATATTTCGGCACGGAGCCGGTGATCGCCGGCAGCGCCGCCGCCCCCTGGGGCTTCCCGCTCGACGTGGACGAGCCGCAGAACCTGGGCGCGGACCGCGCGCTCAACGTCATCGCCGCCCATGCCGAGCATCCCGGCGACCTGATTGTGATCGACTTCGGCACCGCCACCACCTTCGACGTGGTCGACTTCCGCGGTGCCTACAAGGGCGGCATCATCGCCCCCGGCATCAACCTCTCGCTCGACGCGCTGGTGACCGCGGCCGCCAAGCTGCCCCGCATCGCGATCGAGGCACCCGCGGACTCCACCGTGATCGGCCGCAACACCGTCAGCCAGATGCACATCGGCATCTATTGGGGCTATGTCGCGATGATCGAGGGGCTGGTCGCCCGGCTGAAGCAGGAGATCGGCCGCCCGGTGAAGGTCATCGCGACCGGCGGCCTCGCCATCCTGTTCGAGCAGCGCACGGCGGTGTTCGACGTGGTGGAGGCGGACCTCACCTTGCGAGGGCTGGCGATGCTGTGGGCAAGAACCCATATAGCCGCCAACGCCTGA
- a CDS encoding biotin--[acetyl-CoA-carboxylase] ligase, which produces MTTIRVVAETGSTNADLLALAGAGLASEGLWLRAERQTAGRGRLGRAWVSPPGNCYASTAVCLRPTDPPASTLAFVAAVALDEAVRVYLPQAAGLALKWPNDLLVDGAKLSGMLLERAEDTVVIGIGVNLAHHPDLADRATTSLAAHGVQVAPDAFLETLAEGFARWLGRWRGEGLAPIRQRWLDRAHPLSTALTARLPDGGSVTGLFDGLDSDGALLLRLADGTRHVMHAGDVLLA; this is translated from the coding sequence CTGACGACCATCCGCGTCGTTGCGGAGACCGGCTCCACCAACGCCGACCTTTTGGCGTTGGCTGGGGCCGGTCTCGCATCCGAAGGTCTGTGGCTGCGCGCCGAGCGCCAGACCGCCGGCCGCGGCCGCCTCGGCCGCGCCTGGGTCTCGCCCCCCGGCAACTGCTACGCCAGCACCGCCGTGTGCCTGCGCCCCACCGATCCGCCCGCATCCACGCTCGCCTTCGTGGCAGCCGTCGCGCTGGACGAGGCGGTGCGCGTCTATCTTCCGCAAGCGGCGGGGCTCGCACTCAAATGGCCCAACGACCTGCTGGTCGACGGCGCCAAGCTCTCCGGCATGTTGCTGGAGCGGGCAGAGGACACGGTCGTGATCGGCATCGGCGTCAACCTCGCCCACCATCCCGACCTCGCCGACCGCGCCACCACCAGCCTCGCCGCGCATGGCGTCCAGGTCGCCCCCGACGCCTTCCTGGAGACGCTGGCGGAAGGCTTCGCGCGCTGGCTCGGCCGCTGGCGTGGGGAGGGGCTCGCCCCCATCCGCCAGCGCTGGCTCGACCGCGCCCACCCGCTCAGCACCGCACTCACCGCGCGCCTGCCCGACGGCGGCAGCGTCACCGGGCTGTTCGACGGGCTTGATTCCGACGGGGCGTTGCTGCTGCGCTTGGCCGATGGCACGCGCCATGTCATGCACGCAGGCGACGTGCTGCTGGCCTGA
- the nuoN gene encoding NADH-quinone oxidoreductase subunit NuoN: MSYASQLATTLPELVLAAGAIVLMLVAAWGGQRSTRAVSIASVFVLVGAGIALIGPASSGATAFGGMYRADAFAAYAKVLIYAASAIAIMVAPRFFAQTAGDNLKPEYPILILLSCTGMGMMVSAGDMLLLYVGLELQSLAAYVLASFMRRDTRSAEAGLKYFVLGALASGILLYGISLVYGFSGTTLFVDIAQAYAGDLGGDRSLGLLFGLVFVFAGIAFKMSAVPFHMWTPDVYEGAPTPVTAFFASAPKVAAIGLGMRVAVEAMGPATADWRQIVIFASLASIVLGAVAAIGQTNIKRLLAYSSINNVGFALVGLAAGTPEGVASVLFYMAIYIVMTLGSFLVVLQMRDVAGRPIETIAGFAGLSRSHPGLAAALAIMMFSLAGIPPLLGFNAKLEVFNAAVQADLFVLAVVAVIGSVPGAYYYLRIVKTLYFDAPAEGVAVRTDRFEGGLLAATAVFISPVGWFLLAPLGAWTMTAARSLF; this comes from the coding sequence ATGAGCTACGCATCCCAACTCGCGACCACCCTGCCGGAGCTCGTGCTCGCGGCCGGCGCGATCGTGCTGATGCTCGTCGCCGCCTGGGGCGGGCAGCGCTCGACCCGCGCGGTCAGCATCGCCTCCGTCTTCGTCCTGGTGGGCGCGGGCATCGCGCTCATCGGCCCGGCCTCGTCGGGTGCGACCGCATTCGGCGGCATGTACCGTGCCGACGCCTTCGCGGCGTACGCGAAGGTGCTGATCTACGCCGCCTCGGCGATCGCGATCATGGTGGCCCCGCGCTTCTTCGCGCAGACGGCCGGCGATAACCTGAAGCCGGAATATCCGATCCTCATCCTGCTCTCGTGCACCGGCATGGGCATGATGGTGTCGGCGGGCGACATGCTGCTGCTCTACGTCGGCCTCGAGCTGCAGAGCCTTGCCGCCTACGTCCTCGCCAGCTTCATGCGCCGCGACACGCGCTCGGCCGAAGCGGGCCTGAAGTACTTCGTCCTCGGCGCGCTCGCCTCGGGCATCCTGCTCTACGGCATCAGCCTGGTGTACGGCTTCAGCGGCACGACCCTGTTCGTCGACATCGCCCAGGCCTATGCCGGCGACCTCGGCGGCGATCGTTCGCTCGGCCTGCTCTTTGGCCTGGTGTTCGTGTTCGCGGGCATCGCGTTCAAGATGTCGGCCGTGCCGTTCCACATGTGGACGCCGGACGTGTACGAGGGCGCACCGACCCCGGTCACCGCCTTCTTCGCCTCGGCGCCCAAGGTGGCGGCGATCGGCCTGGGCATGCGTGTCGCGGTCGAGGCGATGGGCCCGGCGACCGCCGACTGGCGCCAGATCGTGATCTTCGCGTCGCTCGCGTCGATCGTGCTCGGTGCGGTCGCGGCGATCGGCCAGACCAACATCAAGCGCCTGCTCGCCTATTCGTCGATCAACAACGTCGGCTTCGCGCTCGTCGGCCTCGCTGCCGGCACGCCGGAGGGCGTCGCCTCGGTGCTGTTCTACATGGCGATCTACATCGTCATGACGCTCGGCTCCTTCCTGGTGGTGCTGCAGATGCGCGATGTCGCGGGTCGCCCGATCGAGACGATCGCGGGCTTCGCCGGCCTGTCGCGCTCGCATCCGGGCCTCGCCGCTGCGCTCGCGATCATGATGTTCTCGCTCGCAGGCATCCCGCCGCTGCTCGGCTTCAATGCCAAGCTGGAGGTGTTCAACGCCGCAGTTCAGGCCGACCTGTTCGTGCTGGCGGTGGTCGCGGTGATCGGCTCGGTGCCGGGCGCCTATTACTACCTGCGTATCGTCAAGACGCTCTACTTCGACGCACCGGCAGAGGGCGTTGCCGTTCGCACCGATCGCTTCGAGGGCGGCCTGCTCGCGGCGACCGCCGTGTTCATCTCGCCGGTGGGCTGGTTCCTGCTCGCCCCGCTCGGCGCCTGGACCATGACGGCGGCACGGTCGCTGTTCTGA
- a CDS encoding NADH-quinone oxidoreductase subunit M yields MMEFPILSVMLAVPAIAAIACLFVKAEAARWVALLATLIDFALGILLWASFDVGGAQWQFVEGPINVGGFNWALGIDGISLLLIMLSVFLMPICIGASWKSVTDRVPEYMAAFCLTEVLMIGTFAAQDLLLFYIFFEGGLIPMYLIIGIWGGANRIYASYKFFLYTLLGSVLMLIAMIYIRSTAGTTDIPTLMAYDFPPQVQTWLWLAFFASFAVKMPMWPVHTWLPDAHVQAPTAGSVILAGVLLKLGGYGFLRFSLPMFPDASGDLAWLIFLLSAVAVVYTSLVALVQSDMKKLIAYSSVAHMAIVTIGLFAFNRQGIEGAMIMMLSHGLVSGALFLCVGVIYDRLHTREIARYGGLAENMPRYAVFFLFFTMASIGLPGTSGFVAEFLSLAGLYQVSTWAALICTTSIILGAAYMLYLYRRVAYGPLDKEDVRAMPDLSVREIALLAPVAAVALWMGVYPESFMAPMRNDVTTLLARIERATPASDSRPTPGNPEAAAAAAAEHGGEAAHGAPAHSEAH; encoded by the coding sequence GTGATGGAGTTCCCGATCCTGTCGGTGATGCTGGCGGTCCCCGCGATCGCGGCTATCGCCTGCCTGTTCGTCAAGGCGGAGGCGGCGCGCTGGGTCGCGCTCCTCGCCACGCTGATCGATTTCGCGCTGGGCATCCTGCTGTGGGCGTCATTCGACGTCGGCGGTGCTCAGTGGCAGTTCGTCGAAGGCCCGATCAACGTCGGCGGCTTCAACTGGGCGCTCGGCATCGACGGCATCTCGCTGCTGCTGATCATGCTCAGCGTCTTCCTGATGCCGATCTGCATCGGCGCCAGCTGGAAGTCGGTCACGGATCGCGTGCCGGAATACATGGCCGCCTTCTGCCTTACCGAAGTGCTGATGATCGGCACCTTCGCGGCGCAGGACCTGCTGCTGTTCTACATCTTCTTCGAAGGTGGCCTGATCCCGATGTACCTGATCATCGGCATCTGGGGCGGCGCGAACCGCATCTACGCGTCGTACAAGTTCTTCCTCTACACGCTGCTCGGCTCGGTGCTGATGCTGATCGCGATGATCTACATCCGCTCGACTGCCGGCACGACCGACATCCCGACGCTGATGGCGTACGACTTCCCGCCGCAGGTGCAGACCTGGCTGTGGCTGGCGTTCTTCGCATCGTTCGCGGTCAAGATGCCGATGTGGCCGGTCCACACCTGGCTTCCCGACGCGCACGTGCAGGCGCCGACCGCGGGCTCGGTCATCCTGGCGGGCGTGCTGCTGAAGCTCGGCGGCTACGGCTTCCTGCGCTTCTCGCTGCCGATGTTCCCGGATGCCTCGGGCGATCTCGCCTGGCTCATCTTCCTGCTCTCGGCCGTGGCGGTGGTCTACACCTCGCTCGTCGCGCTGGTGCAGTCGGACATGAAGAAGCTGATCGCCTATTCATCGGTCGCGCACATGGCGATCGTGACCATCGGCCTTTTCGCCTTCAACCGGCAGGGCATCGAAGGCGCGATGATCATGATGCTCAGCCACGGCCTGGTGTCGGGCGCGCTGTTCCTGTGCGTGGGCGTCATCTACGACCGCCTGCACACCCGTGAGATCGCCCGCTACGGCGGTCTGGCGGAGAACATGCCGCGCTACGCCGTGTTCTTCCTGTTCTTCACCATGGCGTCGATCGGCCTGCCGGGGACCAGCGGCTTCGTCGCCGAGTTCCTCAGCCTCGCCGGCCTCTACCAGGTGTCGACCTGGGCGGCGCTGATCTGCACCACCAGCATCATCCTGGGCGCTGCCTACATGCTCTACCTCTATCGTCGGGTCGCCTATGGCCCGCTCGACAAGGAAGACGTGCGGGCGATGCCGGACCTGTCGGTGCGCGAGATCGCGCTGCTGGCACCGGTCGCGGCCGTGGCGCTCTGGATGGGTGTCTATCCGGAAAGCTTCATGGCGCCGATGCGCAACGACGTCACCACGCTGCTGGCCCGCATCGAACGTGCGACCCCGGCCAGCGATTCCCGACCCACCCCCGGCAACCCCGAAGCGGCTGCGGCCGCGGCGGCTGAGCACGGCGGCGAAGCGGCGCACGGCGCCCCTGCACACTCCGAGGCGCACTGA